The Mycobacteriales bacterium genome segment GAGCAGCTCGAAGAGCAGGATCCCGGCCGAGTAGACGTCGGTGCGGGCGTCGGAGGCGCCGCGGGCGACCTGCTCGGGGGAGACGTAGGCGACGGTGCCGAGCACCATCCCGGACTGCGTCGACGTGCTCGGCGCGGCCACCGCCCGGGCCAGCCCGAAGTCGACGACCTTGACCGTGCCGTCGGTGGAGACCAGCACGTTCTCCGGCTTGACGTCGCGGTGCACCAGCCCGGCCCGGTGCGCGGCGGCGAGTGCGGCCAGGATCGGCTCCAGCACCGAGACGGCCTCGTCCGGGCGCAGCCGGCCGCGGCGGCGCAGCACCTCGCGCAGCGTGCTGCCGGCGACCAGCTCCATCACCAGGAACACGACCCGGCCGGCCGGGGTCTCCTCGGCCCCCTGGTCGAACACGGCGACCGCGTTCGGGTGGGAGAGCCGGGCGGCCGTCCGGGCCTCGCGGACGAAGCGCTCGGTGAAGGCCGGGTCGTGGGCCAGCGCCGGCGCCATCACCTTCACCGCGACCCGGCGGTCCAGCCGCAGGTCGGTTCCCGCGTACACGGTGGACATGCCGCCACGGGCGATCGGCGCGTCGACGCGGTAGCGCCGGTCCAGCACCGTCCCCGGTAGGGGGTCGGCCACGGTCGTCCCGGTCACGTCGCGAGTGTAGGCAGCGACACCGCACAGGTGGTCCCACCACTTCGTGCCGGGCCTCTAGAATGGCGGCTGAGTACACACACCGGGGAGCCCGCCGGAGCGGGCTGAGAGGCGGGCGACCGGCCCGCGACCCGTAGCACCCGATCGGGGTAATGCCCGCGCGGGGAGGGAGTGGGAACACGTGGAATCAGATCCCTTCATAGTGGCCGGGCAGGCGCTGCGGAGCCGGCTGCTCGTCGGGACCGGCAAGTTCGCCGCCCACCCGGTCATGCGGGACGCGGTGCTGGCCAGCGGGACCGAGCTGGTGACCGTCGCGCTGCGGCGGGTGGACCTGGACCGGGCCGGGGACGGCGACATCCTCGACTTCGTCCCGCCCGGCGTCCGGCTGCTGCCGAACACCTCCGGCGCGGTCGACGCGGCCGAGGCCGTCCGGCTGGCCCGCCTGGGCCGGGCCGGCACCGGGACGGACTGGGTCAAGCTCGAGGTCACGCCCGACCCGCGGACGCTCGCGCCGGACCCGATCGAGACGCTGCGGGCGGCCGAACTGCTGGTCGCCGACGGCTTCACGGTGCTGCCGTACTGCTCGGCCGATCCGGTGCTGTGCCGGCGGCTGGAGGAGGCCGGATGCGCCACGGTCATGCCGCTGGGGGCCTGGATCGGGTCCAACCGCGGGCTGCGGACCCGGGACGCGATCGAGGTGATCGTGGCCCAGGCCGGTGTCCCGGTGGTGGTGGACGCCGGGCTGGGCGTGCCGAGCGACGCGGCCGAGGCGATGGAGACCGGCGCGGACGCGGTGCTGGTGAACACGGCGATCGCGGTGTCCCGGGACCCGGTCGCGATGGCCCGGGCGTTCGCGCTGGCGACCGAGGCCGGGCGGCTCGGCTACCTCGCCGGCCGCGGCCTGGTCACGGACGCGACGAGCGCCGACGCCTCGTCCCCGCTCACCGGGTTCCTGGGTTCGGTGACAGCCTGATGGCCGCGCCGAAGGGTCGGTTCGCCCGCTACCTGGACACGGTCGACGTCACCGCGCTGTCGACCCGCGACTACACCGACGCCGACGTGACCGCCGCGCTCGGCCGGGAGAACCGCGACCTGGCCGACCTGGCCGTGCTGCTGTCCCCGGCCGGGACGGCCCGGATCGAGGACATCGCCCAGGCCGCCCGGGCCACCACGCTGCGCCGGTTCGGCCGGGCCGTCCGGCTCTACGCGCCGCTGTACGTCTCCAACGCCTGCCTGTCCTCCTGCACGTACTGCGGGTTCGCCAAGGACCTGGCGATCTCGCGGCGGACCCTGACCGTGGACGAGGTCGAGCAGGAGGCCGGGCTGCTCACCGGCCGCGGCTTCCGGCACCTGCTCCTGGTGGCCGGCGAGCACCGGGTCGAGGTCTCCCAGGACTACCTGGTCGAGATCATCGAGCGGCTGCGCCCGCTCGTGCCGTCGCTGTCGATCGAGACCCAGACCTGGTCCGACGACACGTACCAGCGGCTGGTGGCGGCCGGGCTCGAGGGCGTCGTGCACTACCAGGAGACCTACGACCGGACCCGGTACGGCGAGACCCACACCGCCGGCTGGAAGCGCGACTACGACCGCCGGCTGAACTCGACCGAGCTGGCCGGCGAGGCCGGCGTCCGGCGGCTCGGCGTCGGCGCGCTGCTCGGCCTGGCCGCGGACTGGCGGGCCGACGTGCTGTCCGTCGCCGCGCACGCCGCGTTCCTGGTGAAGAACTTCTGGCGGACCGAGGTCACGGTGTCGCTGCCGCGGATCAAGCCGTCCATGTCCGGCTACCAGCCGCTGGTCCCGGTCTCCGACGCCCAGTACGTGCAGGCGCTGTCGGCGCTGCGGCTCTTCGAGCCCGAGGCCGGGATCGTGCTGTCCACCCGGGAGCCGGCGGCGCTGCGGGACGGGCTGGTCCGGATCGCGGTGACCACGATGTCGGCCGGCTCCTCGACCGAGCCGGGCGGCTACTCGGCCCCGGGCGTGGCGACCGAGCAGTTCTCCATCTCCGACGAGCGCTCGCCGGCCGAGGTCGCGGCCATGCTGGAGAAGGCGGGCTACGAGCCGGTCTGGAAGGACGCCTTCCCGCTGGTGGGGTGAGACACCGGTTTCCTGGTTGTTTCGCCGGTTAGCCGGCGCAGCTAGTTTCGCCGCCATGGCGTGGATCACGCAGGGCTGGCGGTTCCGCCCGCGCGACCACGCCCCGCACGGGTGGGGCCGGCTCGGCGCCTTCGTCGACGGGGTGTACGCGATCACCGCCACCCTGCTCGTCATCGAGCTGCGGCCGCCCGAGGACGCGGAACCGGGTCAGCTGGGCGCCGAGCTGCTGCACCTGGCCCCGCAGTACTGGGCGTACGCGATCGGGTTCGTGCAGATGGTCGCGGGCTGGCTGCAGTCGCGGCGGCTGGATGCCTGGAGCCGCGGCACCGACCACTACTCGACGCTGCTGATCCTGCTCGCGGTCGGGGTCTACTCGCTGACCCCGTTCAGCACCGCGGTGCTGGCCAGCGCGCTCGGCAGCGGCAACCGGCACGACCTCGGCACCGCGGTGCGGCTGATGGCGATGCTGCTGTTCGTCGCGCTGCTGGCGTTCGCGGGGCTGCTGCTCTACGCGCGCTGGGCCGGGCTGCTGCGGGAGGACGTGGAGCCGGCCGCGCTCTCGCTCTACCTCCGGACGGCGGTGCTGGTGGTGCCGGTGGTGCCGTTGATCGCGTTCGCCGTGTCGTACTGGTCGGGCTGGATCGGGCTGGCGCTCATCGTCGGGCTCAACGCGCTGGGGTTGCTGCCGCTGGAGTCCCATCGGCCGCCGGCCGGCGTCGAGCGCGGACCGCGGCGAGCCATCCGGTCGCGCCGACCGGGATGATCGTCACCAGCACGACCAGGTAGCCGATCATCGCGGCCGAGCCCCAGCGCGGCTCGTCGTGGAAGCGCAGCAGCGCGAGCAGCTCCAGCACCCCGAAGACCGTGTACGCCACGGTGCCGGTCGCGACCCGGCCCAGGTCCCGCTCGGCCAGCGTCAGCAGCGCGGCCACCCCGAACGCGACCAGCCAGGCCGCGACCACCCGCGCGGTCAGCGGCGTCAGCGTCCAGGGCCAGAGCGTGGTGGCGGTCGACGGCGCCACGAACAGGACCACCCCGGTCACGAGCATGACCAGGCCCTGCACCCCGAACGCCGCGGCCAGCCAGGCCGGCACCGGGTGCCGCCGGTCCGGGTCCGGGCCGGACGCCCGCTGCTGCCGGACGGTCAGCGCGGTCAGCGCGACCGGGACCACGACGTACACGGCCAGCCAGAACCAGGCCGCGAACCGGGCGATGGTGCCGTCGGCGCCGAAGTGGAACTTGTCCAGGTGCAGCAGGGTCGCGACCAGCGTCAGGGTGGCGAAGACCGCGACCGTGACGACCGGGATCCGCGCGTGCGCCCAGGCGGTCGAGCGCAGGCCGAGCACGACGAGCACGCAGCCGGCCGCGTACCCGGCGCCGAGGAAGGCGGCGGTCAGCGGCGGCTTGATGGTCCAGGCGAAGTACGCATCGGTGTGTGCGGACAGCACGTAGAGCTGGTTGGTGGCCAGCGCGGTCAGCACCACGAAGACGCCCAGCAGCGCCTTCGTCCCGCGCGAGACCCCGCGCACCTCGCCGGTCACTGTTCCCACCCCCGTGTCGCTTCTTCAGGACTGTGCAAGATTCTCGGTCACCTTCGGCATTCC includes the following:
- a CDS encoding thiazole synthase; this encodes MESDPFIVAGQALRSRLLVGTGKFAAHPVMRDAVLASGTELVTVALRRVDLDRAGDGDILDFVPPGVRLLPNTSGAVDAAEAVRLARLGRAGTGTDWVKLEVTPDPRTLAPDPIETLRAAELLVADGFTVLPYCSADPVLCRRLEEAGCATVMPLGAWIGSNRGLRTRDAIEVIVAQAGVPVVVDAGLGVPSDAAEAMETGADAVLVNTAIAVSRDPVAMARAFALATEAGRLGYLAGRGLVTDATSADASSPLTGFLGSVTA
- the thiH gene encoding 2-iminoacetate synthase ThiH, translated to MAAPKGRFARYLDTVDVTALSTRDYTDADVTAALGRENRDLADLAVLLSPAGTARIEDIAQAARATTLRRFGRAVRLYAPLYVSNACLSSCTYCGFAKDLAISRRTLTVDEVEQEAGLLTGRGFRHLLLVAGEHRVEVSQDYLVEIIERLRPLVPSLSIETQTWSDDTYQRLVAAGLEGVVHYQETYDRTRYGETHTAGWKRDYDRRLNSTELAGEAGVRRLGVGALLGLAADWRADVLSVAAHAAFLVKNFWRTEVTVSLPRIKPSMSGYQPLVPVSDAQYVQALSALRLFEPEAGIVLSTREPAALRDGLVRIAVTTMSAGSSTEPGGYSAPGVATEQFSISDERSPAEVAAMLEKAGYEPVWKDAFPLVG
- a CDS encoding TMEM175 family protein; this encodes MAWITQGWRFRPRDHAPHGWGRLGAFVDGVYAITATLLVIELRPPEDAEPGQLGAELLHLAPQYWAYAIGFVQMVAGWLQSRRLDAWSRGTDHYSTLLILLAVGVYSLTPFSTAVLASALGSGNRHDLGTAVRLMAMLLFVALLAFAGLLLYARWAGLLREDVEPAALSLYLRTAVLVVPVVPLIAFAVSYWSGWIGLALIVGLNALGLLPLESHRPPAGVERGPRRAIRSRRPG